aggttGTTAGGACGGTGATCAACAATGCAGAATGAATAGAAATTGTGGTACACCTCCTTGATGGAATATCATACAGTCAATAAAAAGCATGTCATTCAGATATAGCAAAATGTTTGAGATGTTATTTCAAGTGGGAAAACATAGATTATAAAATTTTAGTTATAAACTGTTATCTAGTTATTTCTGGATGATAGGCTTATGGATGATTTATCtatacttcattcattcaacaaattttctaTAGTTCATCCATTCAAAAGGTTTATTGGGTATCTACCATGTTTTGGCTTTGTGCTTGGGGTTGGAATAATGGCTAAGACAGTTCATAAAGACAGTCAAGTCTCTGCCACACAGTTTACAGTCGAGCAAGGAAGAGACATATTGTACCACTAATGATTAAAAAATGTGAACTTTATGATAAAGGACATCCATGATGTTAGGAGAAGATAGAGCACAGGTCCTAAACTTAATCTAGGAATCTGAGAGAGATTCCTTCAACCAgttacttttaacttttaaatgtgtgtgtgtgtgtgtgtgtgtgtgtgcgtgttttaAGCAGAAATTCACAATTAGGAACACACTGTTATCTCCATTATGAAAGATGTATGAGCTTAGCAAAAATTCTCAAGGgaaacaacaaaatattaactgAGATTATCTTGAGATTCTGGAATCTGCGggattttgtattttgctttataCTTTTTTGATTTGTCCAAGTTTTCTACAAGGAGGATAAATGGCTTTGATAATCAGAAGAGATTAATAAAAGTTACTGTTACCGGTTAAGCAATTAGATATTTGTCCTGTCTGAGATCCCTTCCCCAGCCCTACCAATGGAAGCAGAAGGTAGTTACTAATCTAACCGAAGCACAGTTACAGTTACCAAACGCCCTGTCCGCCAGAGGCATTTTTAAAGGCTGTCATTGGAGGTGGTAGATtcctttcaacaaacatttcttagcAAACTTGGAGACtgtctttgttttgtctttgtctATGAACTTTGCTAATAGAGGCACATGTTGGCATACTCCTTGAAAGTGCAAGGAGATGCAGATGACAGGAATAAGCCCAGCAGTTAcctattatttctaatatttctttattcattggACTGCTGTGccatgtctttttaaatttaactatatcctatattatgtttttattgaaaaatatggtTTAAAACATGAAGTAATCCCTGTTTTTGTGCCCATGTTTCTTGGATTGTGTTTTTAGGTTCTAAAAGTATTTAAATTGGTTCTCCCAATGACTCCTTTCAAGAAGTTATTCCTACATGTAAGATTAAATCTGTCATGGTGATTTTTGTGGACTCACGTATTTAGTTTACTGCACAGGTAAATCCTCCTCATGATGTTGTTTCtcaaattatacatttatatcaTTATTTTGAGAATCACATCACTCTTTATCAAATACTTCTGATAAAGTATCACACATATCACATACTTTATCAAAACATCCTTTTTTCCAAGGTGAGCTAAGGTGGAAAATCAAATTAATGCATCTTAAGTTGGCAATGCATTTCAAAACCTCATGTCATAATTACCAGATTCAGCTGAAAAGTAAATTGCAGTGTGTGCACACAGAGATCTAAAATCAGGTGCTGGGGCATCAGCATGCACAAAGAATCTCTGTGTTCTCATGCCTTTGGAGATTTCTCAGTATAaggaaagtttaagaaaaagTACTTCAAGATTGGTTTGTGAATATGTTGCTTTACCTAAATTCATCTTCTCACTTCAATTTGTTCATGTGTCTCTACTGGAAAAGGAAGTTCAAAGGGTATTGTATTATGGAAATAATACAGGCTGGTAGTCAAAAGAACTGGGTTCTAATTCTGAGTTAACCACTATTTGAGTGACTTCCAgtaagtgacttaacctctctggttcTCATTTAAACCAAATGATCTATTCAAGTTATTTCTAATGTGAACATTCAGTGATTTGATGAGATCTAACTTTTGGATAAATTGTGGAGAGTAGGGGCTGCTCTTCACAGTCCCTCCTCCTCTGGGGTCTAGCCCTTTTGTTCCTCATCCCTAGTCAGAGCCACTCTGTCCCTAACCAACTACCTACTGGAGGGAAATCTCACAGCAGGGATGCAACAGTGATGAGGGAGCCATACTGAAACAACGTCCTCCATATGGCCCAGAAGGAGAGAGTTCTGAAGGGGTACGAGGTGAGTCAAAGCCCAAACCACGTTGTGTCTTCTCTGGAGGAACCTCCCCGCCTCCTCAGCTAAAACCATGTTCTTATCCCTTTCCTAATTCTTCCTCTGTGTACATTTACCTGAACTTCCCCTTCCAAATCTACTTTCATCTCCTGATTGACATCCAAGGTGAAATCTGCCAGTGGGGACACAGAAGGGTTCATAAAGGAAAGTAAGCAAAAAAGTTGATATCCATTCCaacttaaaagattaaaaaagaccACAATAACAAAAACTAAGGTTCTATATACCCTTTACCAACATGAAACACAGCTTTCCTCTAAAGGCTAAACCTCTTTCCATAATCACGATCTTCTGTTAACAACTCACATCTTTCCCAGAAGACACATTTCTTTCCCTGTTCCCTTAAGTCAAGAGTACATTCCATTGCACAAAGACCCAACCATGGGCTGACTTCTCTGGAAACTGCCAGAATTTCTCCTTCTACCTTCCTTTTGTTTCTAAGAGCAGTTGTGGATTAGTATACACCCAAAATAGGAGTTGAAATACTCATTTCGTCATTTGTCACGTTAGCTACAAAAGGAGCAGAAGAGGAAACCAGAAATGAGGAACTggaaatttctgaaaaacaacTCTGATGGTTATCTAGAAGCTGAATTGAATCGTAGACACCAGAGTTTGGAATTGCATTTTGAATTGCAGAATTAGAGGTAACTGCCTCCCACCTATATAATAACGtcaatttaatttgaaatttgagTGTGGTTTTATAGGCATTCCATTCTGTGGTAGTGCCAgagagcatttatttatttatcagacTCCCATGGAGCACATTTGaatttggaaaaggaaatgattaaaaaaaaaaaacaaaaaacaacctgggTGCTTCTGATATGGATACTATCATGGATGTTAATAGTATTTGGAAGTAAAATGAATGAGGTTACCTTATTACAGGCTCAATATTCATCCATTAAAACATGCAATTGATGAATTCAGCCTGGTTATCAAGCAGTTTAAGCCTTTTCCAATAGAATAGGAAGTTAGAATCAATGCTTCTTTCATTGGGTTTGCATTGAATAGACTAAATAAGGTTTATTTAACTCATGCAACTCTGACTGGTCCTTTCTCTCCCTAATTTTGGAACAGAAAAGTCCACAATTAATTTCAGACTCTGAGAGGAGAGACAAGGAGGAGCAGATAGGTTCTGGGAGAACTTAAAATCTTTGCTGCACCCCTCACTGACCCTGGTGTGTGCCCCTTCATCGTGGGGATAGCTCttgccatcatttaaaaaaaaaaaattgaactggGTTTCTAGAGACGTACTGGTCTTGCCTCTGCAGACTCATAATTCCTTTATCTGGGATTCCTGGGAGGAAACAGCAGATAGAGACTTAAAAGCCAGATGTCCCTGCACCCGCATCTCCTTGTTTTTCATTCTTATCCAGGCAGAAAGGTGATGGAACACTTTGTCTCTAGCAAAGGGATATTTTCAGATACTGAGGTGTTGCCCGAGACAACTGATCAGAGAAGTTAGGAGGGAGAGTGAAGAGGAGGTTCAGATCCGCCCCCTGTAACTGGGTGCTGCTTTCCCCCACAGGACTGTGCATTGATAGACCTCCCTTCCCTCacactttcccttcctctcccctctcattTGCTGTCTCTTTTCTGCCCTCAGTTTGGCCTTTCATAGTAAGAGGTCAATATGTTTTCACACTTGGGAAATTTCATTCAAGAATTTTTGTCAATGGACAAGTCATAAGGAGCCCTTCCATTTTAGGGCTCGTTGACGTCACTAAGGAGGCGATAAATATCTGTTGATATAATTGGATGTGAGATTCAGTGTTGAGATAGCAAAAATTCTGCCCCTCGTTCCCTGGCAGGGCCCTATGATTTATGCAGGAGCAGAGGCAGCACGCAATCGAGCTGTCAAGAGAGCGTCAGCTTATTAGGCAAATGCTGCGTGGTTTCTGAAGAGGGTCGACGCTATAAAATCCCACTCCAGGCTCTGGTGTGGAGAAACTCAGAGCCCAAGTCCGTTGAGAgactgaagagaaagagaagagggagagaaaaagagagtggggacagaaaggagaagggaagaaaatccCTGAAAAAGCCCCGGAGACGTTCCTCTGCAGAGAGGCGGCAGCGCCCGGCTCACCTGCAGAAGCGCCTCAGAAGGTAGGGAGCGCACAGACGGAAACGCGCCTCCAACTTTGCACTGCCTGAGCTTTCCACGGTGTGCGCCGCGGAGCGGGCTGTCCCTATgctggcgtgtgtgtgtgtgcgtgtgtgtgtttactgACTGTGCCTCAAGATTCCAATAGTAGCTGGGATGTGGCAAAAGCAAAGTTAGACGGCTGCTCGTCGTTCCCCAAACTGCTAGTTACTCCTAGCTGGCTGGGTAGACGATCCCGACCCCCGAGAGAAGGACGCAAAGGcagggatggagaaagaggaggaggaggcagcagttCTCAATTTGGAGGAAAACACTGAAACATCCGAAATGGGGGGAGGGGTTAGAGCGGCAGAGATCTTTAATTTGTAGACTTTCTCTAGAGCTCGGGGAATCAGTTTTGGGGATCGTTAGAAAGGGGACTCAGGGACAGTCCCTTCAGAGGTCTCAGAAGGAGACGGGTCACCCCAGCCTGCTTCCCATCTCGCTCCAACTCTGGAAGTCCTAGTTCGGGCGCTTCAGCACCGCGGACAGCGCCCGCCCGAGCGCCTGAGCCAGGTCTATGGGTGTCCAGTGGGGAAGACCCCCAGGTGCACCTCCCAGTTGAGCTAAACTCTGAccaactctttctttctctctttctttctctcatcccgccccctgcccacctctgtgcCGCAGCTAGCGCTCCTAACATGCGGCTGCCGCTGCTTGTGTCCGTGGGCGTCCTGCTGGTGGCTCTCCTGCCCTGCCCGCCATGCAGGGCCCTCCTCACCCGGGGGCCCATCCCGGGCGCCCGGCAAGCCCTGcagcacccccagcccctggatttCTTTCAGCCGCCGCCGCAGCCTCAGCAGCCCCAGCAGCCGCAGGCTCGGCCCGTCCTACTCCGCATGGGGGAGGAATACTTCCTCCGCCTGGGTAACCTCAACAAGAGCCCCGCTGCTCCCCTCTCGCCCGCCTCCTCTCCTCTCGCTGGCGGCAGCGGCATCCGTCTTTCGCCGGACGAGGCTGCCGCCAACTTTTTCCGCGCGTTGCTCCAGCAGCTGCCGCTGCCCCGGCGCCCGCTCGACAGCCCAGCGGGTCCCGCGGAGCCCGGCGCCGAGAATGCCCTCGGCGGCCGCCAGGAGGCACCGGAGAGGGAGAGGCGATCCGAGGAACCTCCCATTTCGCTGGATCTCACCTTCCACCTCCTCCGAGAAGTCTTGGAAATGGCCAGGGCCGAGCAGTTAGCGCAGCAAGCTCACAGCAACAGGAAACTGATGGAGATTATTGGGAAATGAAACGGTGCGTTTGGCCAAAAAGATTCTGCATTtagcacaaaaaaataaaaataataaaaacaatacagtATTCTCAATCATAGCATTGCTCTgataccatttgtttatttttatatagcttGAAACGTAGAGGATGTACAGCAAGAGAGGCTGTACTCCTTAATTAGCATGCACAAAGTGTATTCACGAGCAGTAACAGCAACACAATGTTATTTGTATTGTCTACTTTTAGTTTCCATTTCCAAGTGTCTTTGATGTGTTTTAAAGAGAGTATGGACTCGGGAGGAAACATTTTGAAGAAGGTGATCAGAAGTCACCCAATTTATTTTGTCATGGTCTGAGCCAAAGAGAATGTCATTCTCTTGCGTGGGTGAGACAAAAATCTGTAAGCTCTTTGAATCAACTTTGCCTTGTAAATGTTTCAGTAATAAAACATCTTTCCAACCCTTGGTCAATTTGGTTGTGTAAGAGAATgtagaatatttatatttttaataaaagctgCAAAGGTAATCgtgactttatttttcctcttcaatgTTTGTAGGGGAAATACTCTCAGCTCCTGGTTTCCTCCAAACTGACTTCagcacaagaaaaaacaaaactccttGCATTATTTCTACTAAAAATACAAACATGTCAGTAGCTTAACACAGATCCAGCAAGCGCCTTGGGCTCATCTCTGTACCTCAGACTACTCCCCTGAGATTGAGTTAAATAATTTGGGAAGTTGCTTCCAGCTCCAAGACTTGGTAATTCTGTAAACGGAAGATTGATTCATAATGGAAATAACATTTAACCCTGATTAACTATAAGACGTGAACTAATTGGGGAGGatgaggagggaggaaagcaaAGAGGAGAAGGGTTGAGGCGGGCCTTCCTGCAGACTAGAGAGCCAGCatgctgcattttttttcctaaaaaaaggCTACTACTTTGGTaccataaagtattttttttcctaagctaTTTTCCAATGCCTACTTCTAAGCGGAGAAACTTGATAGCCTCTCCACTTAACTAAATTTAGTTGCTATAAAATTGCAGctgagaatatttttcttataaagaatATTTAGACTTTAATAACTTTGTTAAATCCTCTCCTCGTTTATGTCTATGCCAATCTTAATCACTTTAATTCTTGGAAATATAAGCTATCTCTACTCATTTCTAAAACTGAACAGCACATCTAATTAGTTTTACAATGCATTCGCCTTTGATAGTTTAGTTATAACTTAAAAAATTCAATTGAATGTTGaatactttgaaattattttggatatatgaaGATGCTTCTTCCCTTGGGACCCTTGAAATACACTTGACTAATGGATTAATAAGATAATATGAAACACTGAATAAATCATTATAAGACTGAGTTGTTAAAAACAGCATTTATTTGAGTTCATACAGAGTAAAGTTATACTTATGTTCTGAAGGAGGCATTGTGGTGGGACAAATAAAGcatgatttaaatatatacatataaatataaaatgtgaattgtgtgtatatatatatttaaatacatgcaGTTGTTCTCAGTGGTTCACTGATTGGTGCCACAGTGGAAAGTTGAGAAACCAGACAGTTCCTCTTGGGAAGTCTTTTTTAACTAAAGTGTCTGGTATCTGCATATCTAAAGCTAAGATTAGAAAAACATCACAAGACATGTCCTAGGCCTTCAGCCTTCTGGACTGTAAAGTGTCACCAGAGTCAAAGAACATTTCTGGATATACATCCAGTGATATCTCTTATGGAAAAGAGGAAGCCTTTGTGAAACATTTCATACCTTTGGTCAATGATTTACCTTTTGTCCATAAATTGATAAATCAGTCACTTTTGAATTAACACTGAATTTCACTGACCACCTGCATTGTTAAAGGGAAGGAGAGTAAGAGCTACTATGATGTAATAACAAAAGCAATGCCTATTAGAGACGGGAGTGTAGTGCATACTTTTCAACACTTGCCACTTGTTACTGACGCACACACATACCACACCTGCATACCCTTCATAATATTTCCCACACAATAAAAGATTTGCATAAGATCAAgtttctgttttcaaatattttctgcaacTATTTTCTGAGAGTATTGTTTTCCTTCAAAGTGTTGGATAAGTCATCTGGAATTAAAGGGCTTTGTTGGGCACAAATCCTGTTCAGAGGTCCCTTTCATCATCTGCATCATGCTAATTTCATGTAGGTTCCCTGTGCCTGTGTGCATCTCAGCCAGGCAGACAGAGGGGCAGCAGCTGGAATGAACATCATTCATTCAGGGAGTTCAACCAGGAAAAGGAGAAGACGTGGCGAGCTGGCTCAGAGTCAGCTCCTGTCCCACTCCCTGAAGCTGCAGCCTGTCCCTGGAGGGGAGGGTTCTCAGATCCAATCTGCAACAGAAGAAACTCGGGATCAGAGGAAGAAGGGGCTCGTCCTTGTTGGATTGGTCTGGTCACTTTTCTACCAAGGagaaaggataataataataataataattacatagGACATAATTATTATTAGGGATGGAAAGCAAGCTCTGGTTATCTTGGCCATGGCCAAGAGCCATGAAAGTAATTCACACCCATGATCCAGAAGGGGGCAACAGGAACGCATGCAGCGGAGGGAAGTTCTTGGGAAAGAGACCAGGCTattccaaactttaaaaaaatccacttgTACATGATTTACTGAGATTAAAAGCACATTGAAACTAACAGGAACTTTGGTTTAGAAAAGTCTGTGGAATAAATAAAACCCTAATTTAAATGACATTGCTACATCATATGACATCCCAGGGCATATTATTATAATCTCTTCACTGCTAAAGTAAGAATTTCTATCAggatgtaaatatatacatatatatacataataatttTGCAAAACTGCAGGCTTAATTTTGAGAAAATCATGAATGAAAGGACTTTTTTCTCTAAGCAATAAAATCTAATAACATCAATATTTCAAAAGAGGTATCTATCTATCTTTTATATAGATATCTCTATAAAAGATGTCTATCTTTTATAGATACCAGACAGATACAAATTGTGATTTTGAAATAATCAATTTAATCTCGTAAGTGAAATTTATTTATGTTGTTTCGAGTTTAAAAACTGATAATGCAATGAGGGACAATCAAAAAGAAGTCTTGCTGAAATGCAATTTGAGGTATAAACTCAAACTCCTTACATTTAAAGGCACCATGACAAACACAGCTCTTCCCAGGAGAACTACAAAGACAGGCTAATATATTCTGATGACTTCACTGGAAAATTATCCCACTGGATTAGGAGGCCACTGATATCAAAGCAATGAGGTAGACACGTGCATTCAGCTCAGAAGCCCGGTAATTTCAGGAAGCTGCTGTATGAATGGACAATACTTGGCAGAGGCGAAGCAGAACATTGGTAAGTATGTTGCTTTCTTGCCACTTAAAATAGTTTCGAGTGAAAAATGAGTGTTTGTCCTGCACTTTACCAGATTTTACCCTAAATATATGTTTGGGGGTAATGtttcaaattcagtaaaattatCCCAAGTCCTTATGGCTTTGGGATTGTCCCTCCCACTTCCATGTTGCTCACTGATAGAAAGTTAAGAAGGGCCATGAACTCATATTAGCCTCAGGAGAATCAAACTGAGGCACGAAGGAAGAGTTGAGACATCAAGTGCAACGGGGCTTTTAAAAAAGGCTGTTAGTAGATTCTGTTGGTAATGGGTTAGTCACCTCAGTGTCCTGGGAGTTGAGGTGGAATCCATGTCATCCTCACAGAATCCTGTGCCTATTGGCGCACGTCAAACTCTTTTCTTCCCCTTATAGTCACCCTACTCTCACAAATCCTAAAACAACCCCAAGTGATCTGGGCATATCATTGATGCGTAAAGTCCTTTTTTCTAACCATTCTATGTGAGTGAATATTGAATCCTGCCTAGATGAACAGACCACCAGGGTCCATTCTGAAGTCTCTTTCCCTTGAAGGGAATTCCTAGTCTACAGGAAACTTCCATGACAGTTGTTCTGAAATATCTAAAGGGTGAATCTAATTGGGTCAGGTGTTTTCTACAGCAGGATATAATCTTTGTGAAACTGCTTGTGGCTAACAAACCATTTGGGACTGCTTTTGGAGTCTGTCtatatttttgtgcttttctgtatgCGAGATTAAAAACTATCTTCCATTCAAAATGTTTTAGCTGTTAATACCCTACAGCTTTCAAAACTTGGTATGAAATAGTTTGGGTTTGCTCCTTTTACACCCCCCATGTTTTCACTCAGTTGTTAGATTTTGCTCCAAACGATGTGGACCAATGGTCTCTTTCAGAGAAGAAAGACCAGTGCGAGAGTGGGGGCCCAGAGCAGAGATTATCCCGAGCCTCTTTAGGTGATTACACCGTCTCCTGAGCCACCAACCATCTCAGCAAGGAAGTTTTATGCAGAGGCTTAGCCTGGTTTTGAATCCCAGACtaaccacttactagctgtatgactcggacaagtcacttaacctctgtgagccttagttttcttttgtaaaatagagataagaccctatttcacaaggttgttgggaggatgaataaaaaagtaatatGCTTAAAGCACTTTGCACATACCTCACGTATATTAAGTgcttcatttcctccctccctcccttccttcctttctccgtGAAGAGGCTCCTCTGTCAGGCAGAATCACCTGGTGACTGTTTATGAGGAACTATATACAATAGCAACGACCCTCAGTAAGGAAAGACAATTGTATTTGCAATGCTCGTCTTTCCAGAATTGGACCCCATATATATGATTAAATTCCTTTGGCATGTTGTAATCATGGTCATCCACGTTCCTGTCCAGTGCATCTCCAAGTGGCCCAACTTTATATACAGCTCTCTCATAACGGAagaatgaattaaagatttaGAAATTTCCTTCTATAAGCACAGCCCATTATATCATCAGCAGGCATTTCTCCTACAGCCCTTCCCAGATGGAACTATATATATGAGTTCCTTTAAGTAGTTTCCCTCATGCTGGCTCTTCTCCTTACAGGAAGTGCTATTTCTTGGAAATAATAATGTCTCATGAAGCTGAACAAAGGACAGAAAACGATCAGCACTGATCTCCTCTGCCTGCTTTTGAGTTTGTCCTGCATTCCAGTTTAGTTTGAGGGGtataaaaagatgaagaaaggattgttatttatttctatattttacatattttcctcGGTTGacaaaacaaatgagcaaatttACAACCATCATTTAACACTCCTCTATCACCATGAGGTTTCAGAGAATTTGAGAAATATGAGTTTtagtcataaaataaaatcaaaacatgGAATAGGGAGGCAGCATTTTCCCTCTCCCTCAACTGAGACTCAATTTGGTCAAGATCCACAAAAGGCCAGCAGAAGGGATGATACACCTTTGCTTAGAGAAAGGactatttttttcagatgaacCTGACCAGAAATTCTGGGTCTTCATGAGCCAGACtcactcagaaatacaaaattgtttatttttctttgatttctttcctgtTACTACCAAATGtcctttgagaggaaaaaaattaatgttggATTATGGAACTAGGGTATTGTTTCACTGCACAGAAGAGCAGGGTGGTGAGAGGTGCTTCCATCCAGAGCTGTGTGATGTGCGGGCATCATCCTCGACAAGTTATGTCGTCTAGAACCATTTCTTGTTGATGGGGATTAAGGAGCAAGCATTCTGCCAGAGGCTTGTGGACATCTGTCTCTGTGTACAGGACAGTTCCAGGTTGTGGTCAATGTCTGCTTGGCCTGAATGTGTGGCTGCATGGCATTTTGAAAAACACTTGAATTAGTTGCAAACATTAAAAAGTCAGGAgcagagtcagccctgatggcctagtggttaaagttcagcatgctctgctttggtggcctgggtttggttcctggtgcagaaccacaccactcgtctgtcagtagccatgctgtggtggtggctcacacagaagaactagaaagacttacaactaaaatatacaactatttatagtggggctttggggaggggaaaaaaaaagacagagaggaagactgagaacagatgttagctcagagagaatctttcccagcaaaaaaaaaaaaaaaaaaaaagtcagcagcaagaatgtggagaaatagaaactcttgtacactgttggtgggaatggtgtacttgctgtggaaaacaatatggtggttcctcaaaaaattaaacacagaattaccatatgatccagcaattccactttggggaataaacccaaaagaattgaaggcaGGGGGTTacacagatatttgcacacctatgtttatagcagcactattcacaatagctaagaggtggaagcaacccaagtgtccatcaatggatgaaaagataaagtgtggtgtatacatatcatggaatattattcagccttaaagaggaaggaaattctgacacttgctacatcatggatgaaccttgaggacattatgttaagtgaaataaaccaattAGGAAAAGATTAATACTCTATGATGCCACTTTTATGAGGTATCTGGA
Above is a genomic segment from Equus asinus isolate D_3611 breed Donkey chromosome 12, EquAss-T2T_v2, whole genome shotgun sequence containing:
- the CRH gene encoding corticoliberin, translating into MRLPLLVSVGVLLVALLPCPPCRALLTRGPIPGARQALQHPQPLDFFQPPPQPQQPQQPQARPVLLRMGEEYFLRLGNLNKSPAAPLSPASSPLAGGSGIRLSPDEAAANFFRALLQQLPLPRRPLDSPAGPAEPGAENALGGRQEAPERERRSEEPPISLDLTFHLLREVLEMARAEQLAQQAHSNRKLMEIIGK